One window from the genome of Bdellovibrio sp. NC01 encodes:
- the aat gene encoding leucyl/phenylalanyl-tRNA--protein transferase — MKLHSSVDFPDPRDTMAEGVLAVGGKLDIGTLYAAYSKGIFPWPQAGFPMLWFSPERRGILDFADFHVPESLRRFRRKNPQIEITFNRDFVQVIEECAKQPRPGQEGTWILPMMKRAYQDFFKAGFCISCEVRENNILIGGIYGVIVQGVFSGESMFYKKPNASKLALWALVEHLSNLGHDWIDVQMVTPVVGAMGGKYVEREEFLEMLEERHRQVELEAAQR, encoded by the coding sequence GTGAAGCTTCATTCCTCTGTCGATTTTCCAGATCCACGCGATACCATGGCCGAAGGTGTTTTGGCCGTGGGCGGGAAGCTTGATATCGGCACGTTGTATGCGGCGTATTCGAAAGGAATTTTCCCCTGGCCACAAGCGGGTTTTCCGATGTTGTGGTTTTCGCCAGAACGTCGTGGCATTTTGGATTTCGCGGATTTTCATGTTCCTGAAAGTCTGCGTCGCTTCCGTCGCAAAAATCCACAAATAGAAATCACATTCAATCGCGATTTTGTGCAAGTCATTGAAGAGTGCGCAAAACAACCTCGCCCTGGGCAAGAGGGCACGTGGATTTTGCCGATGATGAAACGTGCGTACCAGGATTTCTTTAAAGCGGGATTTTGTATTTCGTGTGAAGTGCGCGAAAACAATATCTTGATCGGTGGTATTTACGGCGTGATCGTGCAGGGTGTTTTCAGCGGTGAAAGTATGTTCTACAAAAAACCAAATGCTTCAAAGTTAGCTTTGTGGGCCTTGGTCGAACATCTTTCCAACTTAGGCCACGATTGGATCGACGTGCAGATGGTAACACCTGTCGTGGGCGCAATGGGTGGCAAGTATGTCGAGCGCGAAGAGTTCCTTGAAATGCTTGAAGAGCGCCATCGCCAAGTGGAACTCGAAGCGGCCCAACGCTAG
- a CDS encoding polysaccharide deacetylase family protein, whose amino-acid sequence MLLRKTFLSLIAASAMASAAHADVTPEQYAQSFSKVKNTYTERLEKIKTAKNANQWDESFHEMEAFMSNPGESDTDGIALCAQLRTVDSYELEYLGSIIESPRTVKSLKSCRAELLTKLTFIAKFRKEKHNVVSDEQLAKIPAFGTELRMIDNSRDRYSFEGLNEKEIMITFDDGPKKGTTEDILKILAKAQIKAAFFNIGMNSRVNKPLVKSVLDAGHILGSHTYSHSISMAYKVKCGRISYEQFLAELISGHVAVHDAQNYIDPYFRFPNGDADSDMRKNVKELGLKDFRWNADSHDWQFASGSGGESRSQRILKTFVAELRGEEVRDNNGKILFEAKPKGLRNRGIVLFHDIHAQTVEALPLILNWLKENNYKIVLLTPPNYRHEESPMVDQAHSFMNSHNVAIEDMMPPLDGSKNVLYVPTFQAGVDFHEMFPQLSRPQLVPNPASCRK is encoded by the coding sequence ATGTTGCTTAGAAAAACCTTCCTATCTTTGATCGCGGCATCGGCGATGGCATCGGCTGCACACGCAGACGTAACACCTGAGCAGTATGCTCAGTCATTCAGTAAAGTTAAAAATACTTACACTGAAAGACTGGAAAAGATTAAAACTGCCAAGAACGCGAATCAATGGGACGAAAGTTTCCATGAAATGGAAGCGTTTATGTCTAATCCAGGTGAAAGCGACACTGATGGTATTGCACTTTGTGCTCAACTTAGAACGGTTGATTCATATGAGTTGGAATACTTGGGAAGTATCATTGAATCTCCTCGTACGGTGAAGTCGTTGAAGTCTTGCCGTGCGGAACTTTTGACGAAACTTACTTTCATCGCGAAATTCCGTAAGGAAAAGCATAATGTGGTTTCTGATGAACAGCTCGCAAAAATCCCGGCTTTTGGGACAGAGCTTCGAATGATCGATAATAGCAGAGACCGTTATAGCTTCGAGGGCCTTAACGAAAAAGAGATCATGATCACTTTCGACGACGGTCCTAAAAAAGGAACGACGGAAGACATCTTGAAAATTTTGGCAAAAGCTCAAATTAAAGCCGCGTTTTTTAATATCGGTATGAATTCACGCGTGAACAAGCCTCTAGTTAAAAGTGTTCTAGATGCTGGGCACATTTTGGGTTCACACACGTATTCTCACTCTATTTCAATGGCATACAAAGTTAAGTGCGGAAGAATTTCTTACGAACAATTCCTGGCTGAGTTGATCTCTGGTCACGTTGCGGTTCATGATGCGCAAAACTACATTGATCCTTATTTCCGTTTCCCGAATGGTGACGCTGACTCTGACATGCGTAAGAACGTTAAAGAACTTGGTTTGAAAGACTTCCGTTGGAATGCAGATAGCCATGACTGGCAATTCGCAAGTGGTTCAGGTGGCGAGTCTCGTTCTCAAAGAATCCTTAAAACTTTTGTAGCAGAGCTTAGAGGTGAAGAGGTTCGTGATAACAACGGAAAGATTCTTTTTGAAGCAAAACCAAAAGGTTTGAGAAACAGAGGTATCGTGCTATTCCACGATATTCACGCTCAAACAGTTGAAGCTTTGCCACTTATCTTGAATTGGTTGAAAGAGAACAACTATAAGATCGTTCTTTTGACTCCGCCAAACTACAGACACGAAGAAAGTCCAATGGTCGATCAAGCTCATTCTTTCATGAATTCGCATAATGTTGCGATTGAAGACATGATGCCACCGTTGGATGGTTCTAAAAACGTACTGTATGTGCCAACATTCCAGGCTGGTGTAGACTTCCACGAGATGTTCCCACAACTTTCAAGACCTCAACTGGTTCCAAATCCAGCTTCTTGCAGAAAATAG
- a CDS encoding ABC-F family ATP-binding cassette domain-containing protein, which produces MLLINTHKLEKAFAGKVLFKNVSLGIEEGDRVGLVGPNGAGKSTLLKILAGRMKADSGDVTGKKGLRIGFLEQTPLFKPGHSILDAILDEHDYNEVIGPAYEWIAKLDLAQFGDSFLVEDLSGGWKKRVALARELVLGPELLLLDEPTNHLDVSSILWLEEFLAKGNFATLMITHDRLFLQRVTNKIFDLDPKNPNYLFSIEGEYSDYTEAKELMMAGQEAKELTMKNTLRRETEWLRRGAKARLTKQKARIDRAYTLKDDVSELSAKNAARTVKIEFKDAERNPQKLMELSHITKGYDGRTLFKDFSYLVSPKTRMALLGDNGSGKSTLIRILLGQEQPDSGVVKQADGLKVAYFEQNRETLNPKLSVLKNICPDGDYVHYQGTYVFGRSYLERFQFNRQQMDLPVEKLSGGEQARLRIAQLMLNEAQVLVLDEPTNDLDVATLAVLEESLKEFNGAVILVTHDRYFMDQVAKEIIALHKNPDGNTTMEKFAGYLQWEEWFEDQKELEAQKKEEVKQQEKAAAAGKPKKLSFKEKFELENMEATIQELEAKLEAAQAESIKPEVVSNAGRVTELYSEIAKLQAEVDRLYTRWSELENKT; this is translated from the coding sequence ATGCTTTTAATTAATACCCATAAGCTTGAAAAAGCTTTCGCAGGAAAAGTTCTTTTTAAAAATGTCAGCCTTGGTATCGAAGAAGGCGATCGTGTGGGACTTGTGGGTCCTAACGGTGCAGGCAAATCTACTCTTCTTAAAATTTTAGCGGGTCGTATGAAAGCCGATTCCGGTGACGTCACTGGGAAGAAGGGCTTGCGCATTGGGTTCTTAGAGCAAACTCCGCTGTTCAAACCTGGTCATTCTATTCTGGATGCGATCTTAGACGAACATGACTACAACGAAGTCATCGGTCCCGCTTACGAGTGGATCGCAAAACTTGATTTAGCACAATTCGGTGATTCATTCTTAGTTGAAGATCTTTCGGGCGGTTGGAAAAAGCGTGTGGCCCTTGCACGTGAATTGGTGCTTGGTCCAGAACTATTGCTTCTGGATGAGCCAACCAATCACTTGGACGTCTCAAGCATCTTGTGGCTTGAAGAATTCCTGGCAAAAGGTAATTTCGCAACCTTGATGATCACCCATGATCGTTTGTTCTTACAGCGCGTGACGAATAAAATCTTCGACTTGGATCCAAAAAATCCAAACTACCTTTTCTCTATCGAAGGTGAATATTCTGACTATACCGAAGCCAAAGAATTGATGATGGCGGGACAAGAGGCCAAAGAGTTGACGATGAAGAACACTCTTCGTCGTGAGACCGAATGGCTTCGTCGCGGTGCTAAAGCTCGTCTGACAAAACAAAAAGCCCGTATCGATCGCGCATACACATTGAAAGATGATGTCAGTGAGCTTTCAGCAAAGAACGCCGCGCGCACTGTAAAAATTGAATTCAAAGATGCTGAACGCAATCCGCAAAAGTTGATGGAACTTAGTCACATCACGAAGGGTTATGACGGTCGCACTTTATTTAAAGACTTTTCGTACTTGGTTTCGCCAAAAACTCGTATGGCCCTTCTGGGCGATAACGGTTCCGGTAAATCAACACTGATCAGAATTCTTTTAGGCCAAGAACAACCTGATTCGGGAGTTGTGAAACAAGCCGACGGTTTGAAAGTCGCGTACTTTGAACAAAATCGCGAGACATTGAATCCAAAGTTGTCGGTTTTAAAAAACATCTGCCCAGACGGTGACTACGTTCACTATCAAGGCACTTATGTATTCGGTAGAAGTTATCTTGAAAGATTTCAATTCAATCGCCAACAAATGGATTTGCCAGTTGAAAAACTGTCGGGTGGTGAACAAGCGCGCTTGCGTATTGCTCAATTGATGTTGAACGAAGCGCAAGTCCTGGTGCTGGATGAGCCGACGAATGATTTGGACGTGGCAACACTTGCGGTTCTTGAAGAATCATTGAAAGAATTCAATGGTGCCGTGATCCTAGTAACCCATGACCGTTATTTCATGGATCAAGTCGCGAAAGAAATTATCGCTCTTCATAAAAACCCAGATGGCAACACGACGATGGAAAAATTCGCGGGTTACTTACAGTGGGAAGAATGGTTTGAAGATCAAAAAGAACTAGAAGCGCAGAAGAAGGAAGAAGTGAAGCAGCAGGAAAAAGCCGCTGCGGCAGGGAAGCCTAAAAAACTAAGCTTCAAAGAAAAGTTCGAACTTGAAAACATGGAAGCCACAATTCAAGAACTCGAAGCGAAGCTTGAGGCGGCCCAGGCAGAGTCTATTAAGCCCGAGGTTGTGAGCAATGCAGGAAGAGTGACAGAACTCTATTCTGAAATTGCGAAGCTCCAGGCGGAAGTTGACAGGCTTTACACGCGTTGGTCGGAACTAGAAAACAAGACATAA